In the genome of Saprospira sp. CCB-QB6, one region contains:
- a CDS encoding enoyl-CoA hydratase/isomerase family protein, with the protein MTYQNLLAVEENGIITLTINRPKALNALNQQTLKELKQFFGQDALAVEGLKGVVLTGAGPKSFVAGADISEFTGLDAQEGLEMAQHGQDIFFLIEEFKLPVVAAVNGFALGGGCELAMACHLRVASETARFGQPEVNLGIIPGYGGTQRLIQYLGKTKAVELLMTGDMIKAEEAYRLGLLNYVVPAGEEVAKAKALLEKISTKAPIAIQKVIECVNSHFSKTGFGKEVIEFANAVNTEDFKEGASAFLEKRAPNFKGK; encoded by the coding sequence ATGACTTATCAGAATCTTTTGGCCGTTGAAGAAAACGGCATTATTACTTTGACTATCAATCGGCCCAAAGCCCTCAATGCGCTCAATCAACAGACCTTGAAGGAGCTCAAGCAGTTCTTTGGCCAAGATGCCCTAGCCGTAGAAGGCCTTAAAGGGGTGGTTCTTACTGGAGCGGGCCCCAAGTCTTTTGTTGCTGGTGCCGATATTAGCGAGTTTACTGGCCTTGATGCTCAGGAAGGTTTGGAGATGGCCCAGCATGGCCAAGATATTTTCTTTTTGATTGAAGAGTTTAAGCTGCCTGTGGTAGCTGCCGTAAATGGTTTTGCCTTGGGCGGTGGTTGCGAGCTAGCTATGGCTTGTCATCTTCGCGTGGCTAGCGAAACGGCTCGCTTTGGCCAACCCGAAGTAAACCTAGGGATTATTCCTGGTTATGGTGGAACACAACGCTTGATCCAATACTTGGGTAAAACGAAAGCCGTAGAATTGCTTATGACTGGCGACATGATTAAGGCGGAAGAAGCTTATCGTTTGGGCTTGCTTAATTATGTAGTGCCCGCAGGCGAGGAAGTGGCCAAAGCTAAGGCCCTATTGGAGAAGATTTCGACTAAAGCGCCTATTGCTATCCAAAAAGTGATTGAATGTGTAAACAGCCACTTTAGCAAGACTGGCTTTGGCAAAGAAGTAATTGAGTTTGCCAATGCGGTAAATACGGAAGATTTTAAGGAAGGGGCTTCGGCCTTCTTGGAGAAACGTGCGCCCAATTTTAAAGGGAAGTAG